The Theileria parva strain Muguga chromosome 1, complete sequence, whole genome shotgun sequence DNA window GTATTAcaaacaaaattaacagATTTTACGCCtattttttgtattaattttcatttttactcaCGTGaacttattatatatttatcaatttatttaattttgtacataatttatttaatcaaatttgaatactttttatgataaaattcACTGTACAAATACTAATtctacattattattacatcATTGGTGTGATCTTTGCCCATTAATGCAAAAAATTGTACgagaatttgaattttaaataaggaaattaggtaaaaattaagtatatgccaaaattttattgatCACCgacaaatattataaatagcATAAATACTTACAAAATTAAGTGAAATAAATGGGTAAATGgtgtattaaaatattattgattGGGTAATAGTGATAATCTCCCTTTAATGAAAAGTGGTACGTCAGCTGTAGGATATTGAGGTTCATTTTTGGGACCAGATCCGAACAATTTTTGGCCATTAAATGCATTTGTTAAATCCGAAAATGAATCACGGGCTTCTCTTAAATCATGGTCTAGCATGTCCAAAACAGTGTGTTGTTCCTCAATTAAGCGCTCCAAATCTCTACACGCCAGCAGTAATCTTATCATTTCATATTGATCCTTAGCGTCAACTTTATTGTAATACTTTGACATTTCTGAAATGCTTGTGAAAGGTTTTCTCCTTGGCCTTAAAAAGCCGTTTACAAACTTCCAGTTATccttaaaatcattttcataTGATTTTTTTGCCTTTAATTTCTGAATTGTTGCATACTTCAAGGGATGATCTACTTCCTTATTCCATCCATCTTCTATATATTTAGTTCCATAATTCGAATACACACTTTTTTTCTCGCCATCCTTATTACTACTAGTAGTATTGCTTGTGTTATTAGTTGCGTTAGGGGTGTTACGGTTCATGTGGGAGTAAAAGGATCTAATTTCATTGATTCTTTTCTCAACTTTCAACCAAGGAGTATAACCaacttcatcttcttccATTTCGTcttctttattattattagtggTGGTAGTAGTATTTTGATAGCTAGGTGTGGCGTTTAAATCTGACAGTATAGTTGAACTGTTTAACCTTAAAGATAAATCTTCATAAAAATTCTCATTCccattattactattattgGCAGTATTTACTGAGCCATGAGTTGAAGGggatttttttaaatttagtgtAGAATTTGAGACTAGTTTTGTTAATTTCTGGGAATTAAAGTTAGTGGAATTATTGTCTGAGTTTAGGGGGTTTGAGGGTAAATGATTATCTCCAGTTACATTAGCAGTATTACTAGCGTTAAAAGTGCTATCACTGGGTTTAACAGGAGGTGAAGCCCTTTTAGGTACAATTAAAGGCAATTTAGGCATAACCATTATATTACGTATAAAGTTGAACAATCTAAAcactaaattttaatgtgtaaatgtaaaactaaaaattggaaaaaattatcaaatttaaagcTTAATAATAGATATTTAATGTAAAGATAGGGTGAGAATCCGgagaattttttaaaagcACCAAAGTGcgtaaacaaatttaaaccaaattaataaaacattaacCAAATCGCAcaaattagtataattaacacattttaatataattaacaagtGGAAATTTCTGCACattatacaaaatattCATGATAAACTACTAGTATATAGATATAACAACAATTATGAAGTATAGAAActagtaaaatttaaaaaattaatttatttgtaaaatacttaaaattattgtaaattaataaaattaataaaaattataaattcaCCTGATAACATAATAACCATGTATCAATATTGGTAATGTTATTGTATCGCAGAgttttttgtaatttaaaaacGTTTGGAAGGTGTTTTACAACATTTGAGAAAGAATATGACAAatgttataatttgttaccCTTCACACAGAAGGAGAAGATTCTAGTAAATAACGCCATAATTAACTTGGCAAATACCTGTAATATAAGTAATTTTGACCAAAATCTCCGGATTCCTctgttttttattaaaaattccGATTTCAGGAATAGCTTAATAAGCTACCTGGACAAATCAAACGATTTTAAGTCCTTTTTCAGACAAAATTTAGCTTTACTAAATGAAAACAATTTCGACGAGGATTTACACCTTGATTTTCTCAAATTCATAGAGACTTTTATCAAGGATAACTTCCCAAATGTTTTCATCACCTTCAACAATCTCAAACATTTCTCCGTAATccaatattttttacattaattttatcatttttaccTAGATTTGTGTTTTTAGCGTAGTTTTATAGTTTTTTAGggtatttatattttttaggacttttctaaaatttcaaatttataccATAATTACACTAATTTCTCCAATAACACCAGTGGTCTCTGTAGTAACGATGTTACTATTGgtagaaatgtgtatttaCATGTTGGACCTCCAAACAGTGGGAAGACTCATGATTCTATAAAAGCTCTTTTATCTTCCGGTTCGGGTATTTATTGTGCTCCTTTACGTTTACTTGCTTGGGAAATGTTTAACACGATTAACAATTCTGGAGTTAAATGTTCTCTATTAACTGGCCAAGAACTTGTCGATAATGGTGAGGTATCCTCACTCGCAATTCTCACTATTACGTTACCCAGTTTTATGTAgttaagtaaataatacacCCATCGGTGATAACGCCTTAGAAAATGTTGTAGCCACATGTTTCATGTACTGTTGAGATGATACCGTTTGAAAGAACATTTGAAGTGGCTGTTTTGGACGAAATGCAAATGGTTGGTGACTTAACACGAGGATATTCTTGGACCAAAGCGTTTTTATCACTCAATGTACACgtttttatacttatttactactaacactaattatatataattgtatatatgATTTAGGTTCCTGAATTACACATCTGTGGTAGTAAATCTTGTATTTCTATTACTGCCAATCTCGCCAATATTAGAGGAGATAAAGTACCTTTTACACCATTTAtctattactattactagTATTAATGTGCAATTGGCGTAGTTGGAGATATTTGAACATGAACGCTTGTGTAATTTAAAGGTTATGGATAAAGCTGTTGGGCTTTCCGAGTTGGAACCTGGTGATTGTGTTGTCTGTTTCTCACGTTATGATGCTTTTAACTTACGCAACATCATTGAATCTACCAAATACTCCTGGAATACCTTGTCCGTATCTTgttaactattattacacacatttacaaatattctACACActaaatacaaatatatttataaaaaatgtgcAGAAAGAAGAATGTGTAACGAGTATTGTGTATGGATTATTACCACCAGAAACAAGATATGACCAAATAGAAAGATTTAATAAAGGACTGACAAGGGTGTTAGTTGCTTCCGATGTGATTGGGATGGGTGTTAACGTGTCAATCAGGCGTGTGATTTTCTACAGATTAACAAAGTTTGATGGAAATGTTTCAAGGCCTTTGACAGTGTCTGAAGTACATCAAATTGCTGGTAGAGCAGGCAGGTTTGGAATTAGTTCTGAAGGTTTTGTTTCCTGTGTTAGGGAGCAGGACCTGCCAACTTTGAGGGAAGTAATGGCTCAAGAAGTAACTCAAATTGAAAAGGCTGTAATTTCGCCTCCACTAGATACCATTGGAGCTTTTTATTCATCACTTAAACACTTCACAGGAGAACAGCATTCATTATTAAACATTACAAAATTGTATCTCATCGACACTGGTTATTCCTCTATTCCCACCTGGGGATTAGCTTTACACACTcactagttatatagtgatatactatattactatatattactatatattactatGTATTGCCATATTAAGTAGTGTAATGTGCTGTAGGATTGGTTCTATTGGGAGAGTTGGTCAGGGTTTTATGATGTGTGATTTTGCACAGATTAACTCAGTTTCAAGGTGTTTAGAAGGTATAAACTTACCATTCGACATCTTAAAAGAGTATTTAATGGTTCCAATGGGATCAACACTGGTTTCGCTGATTGTTAGAGCCTTTGCTGCTAGTCACTCACTACTCAATTCGGTCAAAATCTCAAACATTATCCAAGCAGATTTTTTAGCCCACAACACTACAAATTCCAGTAATCTAAATGATAATCTGGATAACAATCTcgataataatttggatGATAACTTGGACAATAActtgtgtaaaaatagtgAAATAAAGCGTTTGGAATTACTGTATGAGGTAATGAACATGtaatgatataaataaatcgTTTAGGTGTTGGATATATATGTTTGGTTATCAAACAAGTTTCCAGTGGTGTACATTGATAAAACCCCTGtaaaagaattaaaaagCTCACTGGCAAAAACACTTTCTAAACTAGTTCGTGAACCGAATGAAGTGATACATGAGgatgaaaatgatttaaatatagttaagaatATTCTTAGACCTGAATTCAACAACTAGTCCTGTACATAATACtctatacatatacattatgtataaaatatatataatagtggaaaagagtaaaatagtgtataaaattaggAAGGTGGTGCTATACCATCTTCTTGTGGTAAAGGTGGTTGTATTTGGTCTGGCATTGGAGGCTGTGCTTGATCTGGTAGTGGTGGTTGAGTCTGATCAGGCAATGGAGGTTGCATGTTATCAGGCATTGGTGGCTGTGTTTGTGTTAATTCTACAGGTTGTACTGGCTGAACATATTGCATATATTGATAGGTGTTTGGTTGTATATACGGATTTGGCTGAACGTATGTTTGATTTTGTTGTGTTTGAGGATTTGCATAGTATTGTTGCATTTGGTTATAGTACTGTTGGTACTGTAACGTTTGATACTGTTGTTGATAGTAGGCCATTTGGTACTGTTGGTATCTCTGAGCGCTTTCTGGATCAGCTGGAACCCCTACCACCGATTTTAcctcctacacatttattatgttaattatatagttaataatagtagagtacataaatatataagtAAGTGTATAAGAGTTACAGGTTGTATGTTATTGGTATCTTGATATTGTTGTAGTACTAAATGTGAAACGTTAATGCCTTTTGCCAATTTACAATCACTAGTTATATGTCCCATATCACCACATAATGCACATTTCTATAACATTATatcaactaatttacaatatttaactactataataagtatataaGCATATGAATACGTAAAAAATATAGTAAGGAGTAGTATAGATACAATTTCAGCTCTTGGAACTGAAGATGCTGGCATATCCTGGCATTCATAGGCTCTATGGCCTGAAGCGCCACAGATACTGCACCTTGCGATATCAACAATGCCAAGAGCCACCCCATTAACTAAAGCTAATTGTTCGAGGCCAAGACGCTTAAACTCTTCATGTTTCGGGTGGAAGGGGTCGAGAAGAGGCTCGATAAGCTCAACAGCCTTTTGCACGCATTCTTCACGATCTGCAGTGATGTGAACATGCATAGGCATTGCTGCGTCCTCGTCAGTCTGGTGGTCTCTGTTCTTCCCGTCCTTAACCGTACCACGACCCCTCAAACTTATCTGAGCGCCACTCTCTGCCTCCAAACGCTTGTGATTACAGCCTCGAGGTCCAATGACCAATCCCATAAAGTTATATTCAGGGTActaaaacataaattaatgcCATAAATGgaatatagttaagtaataatttggaaTAGAATAGAGTAAATGATAAGTAAAATACTTTGTCGAGTGGAATGATGATTTTCCTGACTTTTTTGAGTGGTTTGTAGTCAGCTGAGGCTACAAATCCTGGTAGATTCTTCAGCAGGAACTCTACCAGCCTGTTGTACTCCTCATTCATTGAATTCTTTACCCTAACGTCACGAGTGTTAACTCTACTGCCGTTCTTGTCGTAGACAGGAGGAGGGGACGGAGGCCTAATTTCAGCGTCTACGAACTCAAGTTCGCCGGAAGTAATCTTGCGAGCAAGTTCATCGTGACGCTGCTCGCGGAGGAACTGGTCAATTTGGGCAGGAGTTAGACCAGGTGGGAGGTCAACGTAAGGAGGCGGAAGGAAGGGCTTATCCTCCTCTGGGCCCCAGCGACAGCCAAGTTCCTCATCAGATACGTTATAAGCTCTATTCGATAGCATTTTCAACTCATTTAAGAATGATTTGGTAGAATTGTGAATAATCAATGATTTTCCGTCATCAATCCTCCCCCAACGCGTAAATTTACGCTTCTCGCTTTTTACAGTTGTCgccatttattattattaattaatgtatGAAATCTGATGTGGTTAAGAAATTCCAAAAggagtttaaaaattaaaatatttataaaatataaaataatacaataatagtataaattaatttaataaaaataaaataatttaacaatcataattgattaaataaaaatgttactGGGGATTTGATGaagaaattttagaaattctaaagaataaaaacaaCAGTTagatattaattaaaaacaaaaatcAAAGTGTTaggtaaataaaattattgtttttgCTTAATTGGTGAAGATAAAACTGATGTTATTGACTAACAACTGACTTCCACAATAaagtaatattatatacacattGTAGATagaaaatagtatatagtttgtataataatggaGTATTGCTAGGGGATAAATTGGGTATAATTAAGTGCCTTTTGGTGTAAGTGGAAGATTACATAAAAGGAAGTAATCTATTAGAAAATTAGTAgattttttttaaaaacaacCTTTATTCAAttgataattaataaaataaattaaattgaCAGATATTCAATTGAGtttgtaaaaaaatgtaaaaaaagGTGTAATGTTATAAAGTGGGAAAAATGTATAGATTGAGAAGATTAGTAAAAGTTTTATGTGAATTTCGTCGCTTTCTTTATTggagattttaatttttaatttatttttaaataaaaatccGCCTAATTCTtacatcaattttataattgCATCTCTGCTATCGTCTTTAACAGGTTAATTTATCAGCAGAGTTTTCATCAGTTTCAATGAGTTTGGATAACGTTTTGTCGCCTCTGTACGGGCTGAAAGTTGGAGATTGACGCCTTCCCTCTGTATATATTCAAAACTTCATCATTCTATGCCGAAGGGTTGACGGCTCTGGTTCCGCCCATTTCATACCGAAGAATGGTGCAATTGCTCACCCTAAAATTGCACAATAGCGTACCATAGGTATGGAATCCCAACCACCTCTCGATTTTCTACAAAATTCACTAATCGCCCAAGGCATTAGTGAACGCAATTACAATCCCAGCCCTTACAATAGCCATACTAATGATGATTTTCATTACAATAATGTTATAAACGTAAATAACTGTGACTTTGATAATAAAGAGGTTAAATTATCCCAATTTGACCCAAAACGATATCGAAATAGTGATACtatagataataataaattatgtgaagataataaaagattaaatgaagataataataaattatatgaagataataaaagattaagaaattgtaatataagATTGTGTAGAAATAGATTCGgacttaaaattttggaaaaatTTTGTGAAAAAAACGAGTTTGATTATGACGTTGATAAATGTGACCATAAATCTATCGGATTCAACAACAGATTGATTAGaattaaggataaaataactGAATTAAATTCTAGATTAAATAGATTTTCCGGTGGATTGAATAGATTCTGTGGTAAGATTTGGAAGGGGAATAAAATTGTCCAATGTGTAATATTCTGGATTTTaacatatataattttgGGGCTTTTAATTCCTGTTAACACTGATTTTACTGTCGAGAACCTTTCCGTGACCAAAGCAAGGGTAAATTCTAAAATCAAACCACTATTTCTATCATTTGCCAAGGCCTCAGTTGATGATTCTGTGTATGCAAGTTACCCAGATATGACTTTGGGAACTGAGTTAAAGGTGCCATCTGGCACTGAACTGAGCAGTGTAGAGGAAGTTTCGCTGTTGGTGTTAGACGTTGAAGGTTTGGCTTATAGAACATCATTGTCGAAGAAGCTGGTTTGGGCAACAAGACTCACTGAGGATTTGCTCAGAGTTAAGAAACCCATTCCAACAAAACATCAAAGACAACAAATGTGCTCACTAGAAGATATTGCGcctaataatttaaataaaactaaGATCATGACACATCagattttttcaaattcaaCCTTTTCTGGAAATGTAAAGTCGAAAACTGATCCTAAAACTAACAATAGAGGAAACCACAATGCtaatagtagtaatatGTTTAACAAGTTGAAAGCCCATTTGGTACCGAGTTATGACGGTTATGTGTACTATGTTGATGACTATAACACGAAGTTACTGCAAGTTCATGTGAAGGATATTGTGAATTATACGCCGTTCTACACGCCTTTGCTTGAAGGAGTATATCTAGAGGGCTCAAGAAAGTCGTTGGTTATAGCTTTGGACCAGGAAACAGGGTCATATATCACGAGGCATGACCGCGAAAACGATACTAAGCAGCctttttcatttaattaCTTGCCCAATTACTCAGAAGGAGGCAGAGACCAACTGCACATCGGAGTTACAAACTGGTCAGTCAAAGCCTTTACTGAGAAGGACCACGAACACATCTGGGATTTCGAATGGCTTGAAATCGGTTCTGTACAAAATCAATCGAATCAACCACTTTTAAACGCACTTAAACAATCGATAAGAATCTCAAATAACCGTATTATTTTCCAATCCAACACtatcaatattaatacaattGATGATAATATCAAAGTTGGTAATGCGAATGATAGTGTGGATGATGCTGGTTTTGATGGGTCATTAACGTTTCCATTTCCAATAACATCagtgtattatatatataagaGTAATCGTAGCGGGATATATACCTTGGAGTTGTTAGAAAGGGTACACATCCCACCACCACCAAACTTTCTCTACAACCAAACCAACTCACTCCTAACTGCATCAAATAAGCTGGTTCACAAGTCGCTCTACATTAGTAATAACAATATAACACTATTCGATAAGGGTATAAAGAATATTCATATCGATAAAAATGCTAAGAATCCAATCGATAAGAGTATGAAGAATGTTCCCACATATAAAAGAGGTGTGTATAAAagtagtatatataaagaTGGCATAGAAAACGGTATCATCGAAATAGGATCATCAGTGATAAATAGAAGTAAGTTTAAACTTAATGGCGGAAGTGGATTCGGAAGACTAGACAGAACAACCGACTTTGTACTAAGGTGGTGGTGGCTGTTAATTTCCTGGGTTTTGGCAATGATTTTTACACCTATTTTTTGGGTTTACCGCAGAATTAAGAACTCAAGAGCTAAAATGGCAAATGAATTGGTGACAGAATGGCCAGGTTCTCGAACCGATTTGTCAGACTCGAAAAGTGAACTGTATGACTCATCAGACGAGTCAAACCCGGACCCGAACCCAGAAAC harbors:
- a CDS encoding Helicase conserved domain protein, producing the protein MLLYRRVFCNLKTFGRCFTTFEKEYDKCYNLLPFTQKEKILVNNAIINLANTCNISNFDQNLRIPLFFIKNSDFRNSLISYLDKSNDFKSFFRQNLALLNENNFDEDLHLDFLKFIETFIKDNFPNVFITFNNLKHFSDFSKISNLYHNYTNFSNNTSGLCSNDVTIGRNVYLHVGPPNSGKTHDSIKALLSSGSGIYCAPLRLLAWEMFNTINNSGVKCSLLTGQELVDNGEPHVSCTVEMIPFERTFEVAVLDEMQMVGDLTRGYSWTKAFLSLNVPELHICGSKSCISITANLANIRGDKLEIFEHERLCNLKVMDKAVGLSELEPGDCVVCFSRYDAFNLRNIIESTKYSWNTLSKEECVTSIVYGLLPPETRYDQIERFNKGLTRVLVASDVIGMGVNVSIRRVIFYRLTKFDGNVSRPLTVSEVHQIAGRAGRFGISSEGFVSCVREQDLPTLREVMAQEVTQIEKAVISPPLDTIGAFYSSLKHFTGEQHSLLNITKLIGSIGRVGQGFMMCDFAQINSVSRCLEGINLPFDILKEYLMVPMGSTLVSLIVRAFAASHSLLNSVKISNIIQADFLAHNTTNSSNLNDNLDNNLDNNLDDNLDNNLCKNSEIKRLELLYEVLDIYVWLSNKFPVVYIDKTPVKELKSSLAKTLSKLVREPNEVIHEDENDLNIVKNILRPEFNN
- the bbp gene encoding KH domain protein, translated to MATTVKSEKRKFTRWGRIDDGKSLIIHNSTKSFLNELKMLSNRAYNVSDEELGCRWGPEEDKPFLPPPYVDLPPGLTPAQIDQFLREQRHDELARKITSGELEFVDAEIRPPSPPPVYDKNGSRVNTRDVRVKNSMNEEYNRLVEFLLKNLPGFVASADYKPLKKVRKIIIPLDKYPEYNFMGLVIGPRGCNHKRLEAESGAQISLRGRGTVKDGKNRDHQTDEDAAMPMHVHITADREECVQKAVELIEPLLDPFHPKHEEFKRLGLEQLALVNGVALGIVDIARCSICGASGHRAYECQDMPASSVPRAEIKCALCGDMGHITSDCKLAKGINVSHLVLQQYQDTNNIQPEVKSVVGVPADPESAQRYQQYQMAYYQQQYQTLQYQQYYNQMQQYYANPQTQQNQTYVQPNPYIQPNTYQYMQYVQPVQPVELTQTQPPMPDNMQPPLPDQTQPPLPDQAQPPMPDQIQPPLPQEDGIAPPS
- the Eif2ak3 gene encoding Protein kinase domain protein, with amino-acid sequence MESQPPLDFLQNSLIAQGISERNYNPSPYNSHTNDDFHYNNVINVNNCDFDNKEVKLSQFDPKRYRNSDTIDNNKLCEDNKRLNEDNNKLYEDNKRLRNCNIRLCRNRFGLKILEKFCEKNEFDYDVDKCDHKSIGFNNRLIRIKDKITELNSRLNRFSGGLNRFCGKIWKGNKIVQCVIFWILTYIILGLLIPVNTDFTVENLSVTKARVNSKIKPLFLSFAKASVDDSVYASYPDMTLGTELKVPSGTELSSVEEVSLLVLDVEGLAYRTSLSKKLVWATRLTEDLLRVKKPIPTKHQRQQMCSLEDIAPNNLNKTKIMTHQIFSNSTFSGNVKSKTDPKTNNRGNHNANSSNMFNKLKAHLVPSYDGYVYYVDDYNTKLLQVHVKDIVNYTPFYTPLLEGVYLEGSRKSLVIALDQETGSYITRHDRENDTKQPFSFNYLPNYSEGGRDQLHIGVTNWSVKAFTEKDHEHIWDFEWLEIGSVQNQSNQPLLNALKQSIRISNNRIIFQSNTININTIDDNIKVGNANDSVDDAGFDGSLTFPFPITSVYYIYKSNRSGIYTLELLERVHIPPPPNFLYNQTNSLLTASNKLVHKSLYISNNNITLFDKGIKNIHIDKNAKNPIDKSMKNVPTYKRGVYKSSIYKDGIENGIIEIGSSVINRSKFKLNGGSGFGRLDRTTDFVLRWWWLLISWVLAMIFTPIFWVYRRIKNSRAKMANELVTEWPGSRTDLSDSKSELYDSSDESNPDPNPETLRQRFRDEDYLDVSIDRKLSIDKFSIDDRLSDENENFNNIRRVRSEGNLELSSINDDCSVSVWMEERSLLDVITDNRFEFTKKINQLKSQISPIEESPDINTTNTPATTNHNTNFVNTNKVNIVNATNESSTTNKVNTTSKVLSDVNKVNAGGVKDNLLVRENTAASSVSVEEEMTLSVIPRNSVLSKFLENGRFLRTFECIKMLGKGGFGSVYRARHKLEPGNPVYAVKFVLLKLKSSEDLSSRRYFREVAANRDIYSKHVVRYYTWWCEEPHFLPLAQMSNPLQMAAIDNLRFLIQNDILRSDILSTGGSSTLKNGMYNNYIKEYRDIIYQYIKNPQQDDFVPSFSQIAQMNKNKHKQFLSSYNANREGYIDMYTEDSNIQFKDTNNTMPNTSGVRNSVNFELDNLRRDRKLSIINEYENHNKANDHKQYQVVLLILMEMCNGLTLRQWLDKTDRIVMENDLSKRIEFILFKQIIKGLRDIHRNCFIHRDLKPENIFVDDGNNLKIGDLGLVGFIQENNSTSYQPIKTVQQHLLSDATQVSVRGQVIGTPGYTAPEGGGNCTEKVDIYSAALILLELLCPRFSTVMERLETLEKFRKNHEAPPFIKTHYKPWYDLMVQMADNKPENRPSADQVYTQLKVILNSDFS